One genomic segment of Rivularia sp. PCC 7116 includes these proteins:
- a CDS encoding WD40 repeat domain-containing protein, which yields MKLSFKDLKLLTIIALTTSNVACTIPPSTTAAESFPQPISKQEQLNQVIFTLSGHSDSVKAIKITPNGETLISGSYDRTVKLWDLKTGKLLKTLEGHKEAVISIAITPDGQILASGSNDNTVKIWDLKTGKLLRTLNHNKGQITSIAISTDGETLISAGTDKTIKFWSLDNGELQRTLKAETVSLAMSADGKTLFSGNNDGTIQLFETSSGKLLQTLTPPKPENPDFDFQKASAVSSLAVSNDGKFLVNGGYDDSHQSIKETDGNNIKVWNLETGKLIHNFSVGIGGIDAVAISPDGKSFASGGYAYEISLWDIETGKKLRTLSAKQGGVNAIAFSQDGKILVSSSGNKSIKVWRLSN from the coding sequence ATGAAATTAAGCTTTAAAGACCTAAAATTATTAACAATAATTGCTTTGACTACTTCTAATGTTGCTTGTACAATCCCTCCCTCTACAACAGCAGCCGAATCTTTTCCACAACCTATTAGTAAACAAGAACAACTAAATCAAGTAATTTTCACTTTATCAGGACATTCTGACTCTGTTAAAGCAATAAAAATTACTCCGAATGGAGAAACTTTAATTAGTGGATCTTATGATAGAACTGTCAAGTTATGGGATTTGAAAACTGGAAAATTACTTAAAACTTTAGAAGGGCATAAAGAAGCAGTTATATCTATTGCGATTACTCCCGATGGACAAATATTAGCTAGCGGTAGTAATGATAATACAGTTAAGATTTGGGATTTAAAAACTGGAAAATTGCTGCGTACTTTAAACCATAATAAAGGTCAAATTACATCAATAGCAATTAGCACTGATGGAGAAACTTTAATTAGTGCCGGTACCGATAAAACTATTAAGTTTTGGAGTCTGGATAATGGAGAATTACAGCGTACTCTAAAAGCTGAAACTGTTTCTTTGGCAATGAGTGCGGATGGTAAAACCTTATTTAGCGGTAATAATGACGGTACGATTCAATTATTCGAGACTTCTAGCGGAAAACTGCTGCAAACCTTAACACCACCGAAACCAGAAAATCCTGATTTCGACTTTCAAAAAGCATCGGCTGTTTCATCTCTTGCTGTTAGTAATGACGGAAAGTTTTTAGTCAACGGCGGTTACGATGATAGCCATCAATCAATTAAAGAAACTGATGGCAATAATATTAAAGTATGGAATTTGGAAACGGGAAAATTAATCCATAACTTCTCTGTAGGAATTGGTGGAATTGATGCTGTAGCTATTAGCCCCGATGGTAAATCTTTTGCTAGTGGTGGTTATGCATATGAGATTAGTTTGTGGGATATAGAGACGGGGAAAAAGTTACGTACTCTTTCGGCGAAACAAGGAGGGGTTAATGCTATTGCTTTTAGTCAAGATGGGAAGATTCTTGTTAGCAGTAGTGGTAATAAATCGATTAAGGTTTGGCGTTTATCTAATTGA
- the tsaA gene encoding tRNA (N6-threonylcarbamoyladenosine(37)-N6)-methyltransferase TrmO produces MPKLPPKDYIQTVPFPTQINLQPIGVVRSPYKERHGTPRQSQLQAAPASYQPARAQIELFDNIPQEALKDMEGFERIWVIAWLHLNKHWNPTVIIPRGPRIRRGTLATRAPHRPNPIGLSAPKLIKIEGLILHVEGIDLLDNTPVLDIKPYVNYCDAFPDAKCGYVDEVEKASEHETDVFGKTNH; encoded by the coding sequence ATGCCCAAGCTTCCCCCAAAAGATTACATCCAAACCGTTCCTTTTCCAACCCAAATTAATTTACAACCCATCGGAGTAGTGCGATCGCCTTACAAGGAAAGACACGGAACTCCCAGACAGTCACAACTCCAAGCAGCACCGGCATCATATCAACCCGCGAGAGCGCAAATTGAACTTTTTGATAACATTCCTCAAGAAGCACTCAAAGACATGGAAGGTTTTGAGCGGATTTGGGTAATTGCATGGTTGCACTTAAATAAACATTGGAATCCCACAGTTATTATTCCACGCGGACCGCGCATTCGCAGGGGTACTTTAGCAACTCGCGCCCCCCATCGCCCCAATCCCATCGGACTTAGCGCTCCTAAATTAATCAAAATAGAAGGTTTAATTTTACATGTAGAAGGAATTGATTTACTCGATAACACGCCGGTATTAGATATCAAGCCTTATGTGAATTATTGCGATGCATTTCCCGATGCTAAATGTGGTTATGTTGATGAAGTAGAAAAAGCTTCCGAGCATGAAACTGATGTGTTTGGAAAAACAAACCATTAG